The Solanum lycopersicum chromosome 6, SLM_r2.1 genome has a window encoding:
- the LOC101253793 gene encoding pollen proteins Ole e I-like isoform X1 — protein sequence MDSGGGGPNNSRYQRKLPSSDRFLGIFSTAHSQSQPSASTSAAEVELSEHDIFDASSDAIQHSTPSTSTSPIANYHRSPNHLSHHKHFGILAALPESESHAQALLSVSSSSSSSSTSSARLIPTIPKRPPVDRVKYLQSAPVNVPVMSAAARRRGRHFDDVDDDVDGGEVLPPHEIVASRKTPILASSVVEGAGRKLKGRDLRQVRDAILQKTVIFAYGEYM from the exons ATGGATTCAGGCGGCGGCGGACCCAATAATTCCCGGTACCAGCGAAAATTGCCGTCGTCCGATCGTTTCCTCGGCATTTTCTCCACCGCTCACTCACAATCCCAACCCTCTGCTTCGACTTCCGCCGCCGAAGTTGAGCTCAGCGAGCACGACATTTTTGACGCATCCTCCGATGCAATTCAACACTCCACTCCTTCAACTTCAACAAGTCCGATCGCTAATTATCATCGGTCCCCTAACCATCTCTCCCATCACAAACATTTCGGTATCCTAGCCGCGTTGCCGGAGTCTGAGTCCCACGCGCAGGCTTTGCTCTCCGTTTCTTCATCCTCCTCGTCTTCCTCTACGTCGTCGGCTCGTTTAATTCCTACAATTCCTAAACGGCCGCCAGTGGATCGTGTTAAATATCTCCAGTCTGCACCGGTGAATGTACCTGTAATGTCAGCAGCAGCGCGCCGAAGAGGCAGGCATTTCGacgatgttgatgatgatgtcGACGGTGGTGAGGTGTTACCACCGCATGAAATTGTTGCGTCGAGAAAGACACCAATTTTGGCATCCTCTGTGGTTGAGGGAGCTGGGAGGAAGTTGAAAGGGAGGGATTTGAGGCAAGTCCGAGATGCTATCTTGCAGAAGACAG TTATCTTTGCATATGGAGAATATATGTAA
- the LOC101253496 gene encoding vesicle-associated membrane protein 714-like — MAIVYAVVARGTTVLAEFSAVTGNTGAVARRILEKLPNETESRLCFSQDRYIFHILRSNGITFLCMANETFGRRIPFSYLEDIQMRFMKNYGKVASYAPAYSMNDEFSRVLHQQMEFFSSNPSADTLNRVRGEVGEIRTIMVDNIEKILERGDRIELLVDKTGTMQDNAFHFRKQSKRLRRALWMKNAKLLGLLTCLIVLFLYLIIAACCGGITLPSCRS, encoded by the exons ATGGCGATAGTGTATGCGGTTGTGGCGAGAGGCACAACGGTGCTGGCGGAGTTCAGTGCCGTGACGGGGAACACCGGGGCGGTGGCGCGGCGGATATTGGAGAAGCTTCCAAATGAAACGGAATCGAGGCTTTGTTTCTCTCAGGATCGGTACATCTTCCATATACTCCGATCGAATGGAATCACCTTCCTTTGTATGGCTAACGAAACCTTTGGAA GGAGGATTCCGTTCTCATACTTGGAGGATATTCAGATGAGGTTCATGAAGAACTATGGTAAGGTGGCTTCTTATGCTCCTGCCTATTCCATGAATGATGAATTCTCAAGGGTCTTGCATCAGCAAATGGAGTTCTTTTCAAGTAATCCAAGTGCAGATACACTAAATCGTGTCAGAGGAGAAGTTGGTGAG ATACGCACCATCATGGTTGATAATATTGAGAAAATACTTGAGAGGGGGGATCGGATTGAGCTACTCGTTGACAAAACAGGAACAATGCAAGACAATGCATTTCACTTCAGGAAACAGTCGAAGCGCCTTAGGAGAGCTCTTTGGATGAAAAACGCAAAGCTCCT GGGTTTGTTGACATGCCTGATTGTGCTCTTCCTTTACTTGATAATTGCTGCTTGTTGCGGAGGCATCACTCTACCTTCCTGCAGATCATGA
- the LOC101253793 gene encoding pollen proteins Ole e I-like isoform X2: MVHTMGSVGRLDFLHSWQQVMPPTVKGNYMASYQLGFPLFITLVLATLQLSSCYVLKGSVTCLDCSQHNDLSGIEVLVKCGQVKRLAMATTEEDGSFETKLPSTPPNKCYAKILGGPNQLFVSRIETDPNIVKSQEDDNSYTISNPLKFYTKCPSPNKSAKGKCHDEFGSSKTIDLPLPKEWGIAPTSYYVPVLPIIGIP; encoded by the exons ATGGTGCACACTATGGGGTCGGTAGGACGCCTGGATTTCCTGCATTCCTGGCAGCAGGTTATGCCCCCAACGGTGAAGGGAAATTAT ATGGCATCATATCAGCTTGGTTTTCCACTCTTCATCACTTTGGTTCTTGCCACACTTCAGTTATCGTCTTGCTATGTCTTGAAGGGTTCTGTTACTTGCCTAGACTGCAGTCAACATAACGATCTCTCAg GAATAGAAGTTTTAGTGAAGTGTGGTCAGGTGAAAAGATTGGCTATGGCTACAACAGAAGAAGATGGCTCTTTTGAAACAAAACTTCCTTCTACTCCACCAAACAAATGCTATGCCAAGATCCTTGGAGGTCCTAATCAGCTCTTTGTTTCAAGAATTGAAACAGACCCCAATATTGTCAAGTCTCAAGAAGATGATAACTCCTACACTATCTCTAACCCTTTAAAGTTCTACACAAAATGCCCTTCACCCAACAAGAGTGCTAAAGGAAAATGTCATGATGAGTTTGGTTCATCTAAGACTATTGATCTACCATTGCCAAAAGAATGGGGAATTGCACCAACTAGCTACTATGTCCCTGTTCTCCCCATTATCGGGATACCTTAA
- the LOC101253793 gene encoding pollen proteins Ole e I-like precursor: protein MASYQLGFPLFITLVLATLQLSSCYVLKGSVTCLDCSQHNDLSGIEVLVKCGQVKRLAMATTEEDGSFETKLPSTPPNKCYAKILGGPNQLFVSRIETDPNIVKSQEDDNSYTISNPLKFYTKCPSPNKSAKGKCHDEFGSSKTIDLPLPKEWGIAPTSYYVPVLPIIGIP from the exons ATGGCATCATATCAGCTTGGTTTTCCACTCTTCATCACTTTGGTTCTTGCCACACTTCAGTTATCGTCTTGCTATGTCTTGAAGGGTTCTGTTACTTGCCTAGACTGCAGTCAACATAACGATCTCTCAg GAATAGAAGTTTTAGTGAAGTGTGGTCAGGTGAAAAGATTGGCTATGGCTACAACAGAAGAAGATGGCTCTTTTGAAACAAAACTTCCTTCTACTCCACCAAACAAATGCTATGCCAAGATCCTTGGAGGTCCTAATCAGCTCTTTGTTTCAAGAATTGAAACAGACCCCAATATTGTCAAGTCTCAAGAAGATGATAACTCCTACACTATCTCTAACCCTTTAAAGTTCTACACAAAATGCCCTTCACCCAACAAGAGTGCTAAAGGAAAATGTCATGATGAGTTTGGTTCATCTAAGACTATTGATCTACCATTGCCAAAAGAATGGGGAATTGCACCAACTAGCTACTATGTCCCTGTTCTCCCCATTATCGGGATACCTTAA
- the LOC101253793 gene encoding pollen proteins Ole e I-like isoform X3, with amino-acid sequence MLSCRRQMASYQLGFPLFITLVLATLQLSSCYVLKGSVTCLDCSQHNDLSGIEVLVKCGQVKRLAMATTEEDGSFETKLPSTPPNKCYAKILGGPNQLFVSRIETDPNIVKSQEDDNSYTISNPLKFYTKCPSPNKSAKGKCHDEFGSSKTIDLPLPKEWGIAPTSYYVPVLPIIGIP; translated from the exons ATGCTATCTTGCAGAAGACAG ATGGCATCATATCAGCTTGGTTTTCCACTCTTCATCACTTTGGTTCTTGCCACACTTCAGTTATCGTCTTGCTATGTCTTGAAGGGTTCTGTTACTTGCCTAGACTGCAGTCAACATAACGATCTCTCAg GAATAGAAGTTTTAGTGAAGTGTGGTCAGGTGAAAAGATTGGCTATGGCTACAACAGAAGAAGATGGCTCTTTTGAAACAAAACTTCCTTCTACTCCACCAAACAAATGCTATGCCAAGATCCTTGGAGGTCCTAATCAGCTCTTTGTTTCAAGAATTGAAACAGACCCCAATATTGTCAAGTCTCAAGAAGATGATAACTCCTACACTATCTCTAACCCTTTAAAGTTCTACACAAAATGCCCTTCACCCAACAAGAGTGCTAAAGGAAAATGTCATGATGAGTTTGGTTCATCTAAGACTATTGATCTACCATTGCCAAAAGAATGGGGAATTGCACCAACTAGCTACTATGTCCCTGTTCTCCCCATTATCGGGATACCTTAA
- the NSY gene encoding neoxanthin synthase, chloroplastic: METLLKPFPSLLLSSPTPYRSIVQQNPSFLSPTTKKKSRKCLLRNKSSKLFCSFLDLAPTSKPESLDVNISWVDPNSNRAQFDVIIIGAGPAGLRLAEQVSKYGIKVCCVDPSPLSMWPNNYGVWVDEFENLGLEDCLDHKWPMTCVHINDNKTKYLGRPYGRVSRKKLKLKLLNSCVENRVKFYKAKVWKVEHEEFESSIVCDDGKKIRGSLVVDASGFASDFIEYDRPRNHGYQIAHGVLVEVDNHPFDLDKMVLMDWRDSHLGNEPYLRVNNAKEPTFLYAMPFDRDLVFLEETSLVSRPVLSYMEVKRRMVARLRHLGIKVKSVIEEEKCVIPMGGPLPRIPQNVMAIGGNSGIVHPSTGYMVARSMALAPVLAEAIVEGLGSTRMIRGSQLYHRVWNGLWPLDRRCVRECYSFGMETLLKLDLKGTRRLFDAFFDLDPKYWQGFLSSRLSVKELGLLSLCLFGHGSNMTRLDIVTKCPLPLVRLIGNLAIESL, from the coding sequence ATGGAAACTCTTCTCAAGCCTtttccatctcttttactttCCTCTCCTACACCCTATAGGTCTATTGTCCAACAAAATCCTTCTTTTCTAAGTCCCaccaccaaaaaaaaatcaagaaaatgtcTTCTTAGAAACAAAAGTAGTAAACTTTTTTGTAGCTTTCTTGATTTAGCACCCACATCAAAGCCAGAGTCTTTAGATGTTAACATCTCATGGGTTGATCCTAATTCGAATCGGGCTCAATTCGACGTGATCATTATCGGAGCTGGCCCTGCTGGGCTCAGGCTAGCTGAACAAGTTTCTAAATATGGTATTAAGGTATGTTGTGTTGACCCTTCACCACTCTCCATGTGGCCAAATAATTATGGTGTTTGGGTTGATGAGTTTGAGAATTTAGGACTGGAAGATTGTTTAGATCATAAATGGCCTATGACTTGTGTGCATATAAATGATAACAAAACTAAGTATTTGGGAAGACCATATGGTAGAGTTAGTAGAAAGAAGCTGaagttgaaattgttgaatagTTGTGTTGAGAACAGAGTGAAGTTTTATAAAGCTAAGGTTTGGAAAGTGGAACATGAAGAATTTGAGTCTTCAATTGTTTGTGATGATGGTAAGAAGATAAGAGGTAGTTTGGTTGTGGATGCAAGTGGTTTTGCTAGTGATTTTATAGAGTATGACAGGCCAAGAAACCATGGTTATCAAATTGCTCATGGGGTTTTAGTAGAAGTTGATAATCATCCATTTGATTTGGATAAAATGGTGCTTATGGATTGGAGGGATTCTCATTTGGGTAATGAGCCATATTTAAGGGTGAATAATGCTAAAGAACCAACATTCTTGTATGCAATGCCATTTGATAGAGATTTGGTTTTCTTGGAAGAGACTTCTTTGGTGAGTCGTCCTGTTTTATCGTATATGGAAGTAAAAAGAAGGATGGTGGCAAGATTAAGGCATTTGGGGATCAAAGTGAAAAGTGTTATTGAGGAAGAGAAATGTGTGATCCCTATGGGAGGACCACTTCCGCGGATTCCTCAAAATGTTATGGCTATTGGTGGGAATTCAGGGATAGTTCATCCATCAACAGGGTACATGGTGGCTAGGAGCATGGCTTTAGCACCAGTACTAGCTGAAGCCATCGTCGAGGGGCTTGGCTCAACAAGAATGATAAGAGGGTCTCAACTTTACCATAGAGTTTGGAATGGTTTGTGGCCTTTGGATAGAAGATGTGTTAGAGAATGTTATTCATTTGGGATGGAGACATTGTTGAAGCTTGATTTGAAAGGGACTAGGAGATTGTTTGACGCTTTCTTTGATCTTGATCCTAAATACTGGCAAGGGTTCCTTTCTTCAAGATTGTCTGTCAAAGAACTTGGTTTACTCAGCTTGTGTCTTTTCGGACATGGCTCAAACATGACTAGGTTGGATATTGTTACAAAATGTCCTCTTCCTTTGGTTAGACTGATTGGCAATCTAGCAATAGAGAGCCTTTGA